Proteins from a genomic interval of Papaver somniferum cultivar HN1 chromosome 4, ASM357369v1, whole genome shotgun sequence:
- the LOC113275742 gene encoding transcription factor BIM2-like isoform X1, translated as MELSQSCSFGTEGKKPTHDFLSLYNNHSSFQHQDPRPSQGIYLKTRDFLQPLETVEKSISKGESSSIVETSSSSPVIIEKKAISQPRPPSSSSSASSIEHVLPGGIGTYTISHIPNFGQQQVVPGQERPTSSSVIAPAAPTTSYEKKTDVVVNNRAAVSNSNSSYSGGSSFTLWGDSVVEKKASSLAMMSKNGSSNGDHGQALRESVHNLGKWSSEQSLPSNPYILPSSFNSLPSSKGMSQKNQSFMEMMKSAKSLHEDDDDDEIYLGKRDISSQKELTVKVDSKNIDQKANTPRSKHSATEQRRRSKINDRFQILREIIPLNDQKRDKASFLLEVIEYIQFLQEKVTKYEGPYQGWNQEQTKLMPWQRNRNRTGENMADHSRVVKNVPGPGMIFGGKFNDPNIPISSTLVGNAHNVVENDLTPGVSYKPMEPHLGRANKALPLPVPIRPELFTPAGDLAQPIQRPTLDEANLATGAESHLRQSRPCGVAATDVLKERDEMAVEGGTISISNVYSQGLLNNLTKALQSSGVDLSQASISVQIDLGKQRLAASKPLLDHTNPSHSNQTNSCSRNLNCGEDSNQAQKRLKIENS; from the exons ATGGAATTATCTCAGTCTTGTTCTTTTGGAACTGAAG gTAAAAAACCAACACATGATTTTCTATCACTATACAATAATCATTCATCTTTCCAGCACCAAGATCCAAGACCTTCTCAAG GAATTTACTTGAAAACTCGAGATTTCTTACAACCACTTGAAACAGTAGAAAAAAGCATTTCAAAGGGAGAAAGCAGTAGCATAGTCGAAACATCATCGTCGTCTCCTGTTATTATTGAAAAAAAGGCCATCTCACAGCCTCGACcgccttcttcatcatcttctgctTCCTCAATTGAACACGTACTTCccggtgggattggaacttataCTATAAGTCACATTCCAAATTTCGGTCAACAACAAGTTGTTCCTGGACAAGAAAGACCTACTAGTTCATCAGTTATTGCTCCTGCAGCTCCAACGACTAGTTATGAGAAAAAAACTGATGTAGTAGTGAATAATAGAGCTGCTGTTTCTAATAGTAATAGTTCTTATAGTGGTGGGAGTTCGTTTACATTGTGGGGAGATTCTGTCGTTGAAAAAAAAGCCTCATCGTTGGCGATGATGTCTAAGAATGGGAGTAGTAATGGGGATCATGGTCAAGCTCTTAGAG AATCTGTGCACAATTTAGGGAAGTGGTCATCAGAGCAGTCATTGCCGTCTAACCCTTACATTCTTCCCAGCAGCTTTAACTCTCTTCCTTCATCCAA GGGAATGTCCCAGAAAAATCAGAGTTTTATGGAAATGATGAAATCAGCCAAGAGTCTTcacgaagatgatgatgacgatgaaatATATCTTGGAAAGAGAGATATATCTTCCCAGAAAG AATTGACAGTGAAAGTTGACAGCAAAAATATCGATCAGAAAGCCAATACGCCGAGGTCAAAACACTCTGCAACAGAGCAGCGCCGAAGGAGCAAGATTAACGACAG ATTTCAGATACTGAGGGAGATTATACCCCTTAATGATCAAAAGAGAGACAAGGCCTCATTTCTACTGGAG GTTATCGAGTACATTCAGTTTTTACAGGAGAAAGTCACTAAATATGAGGGTCCCTACCAAGGATGGAATCAGGAGCAAACAAAGTTGATGCCTTGG CAGAGGAATAGAAATAGGACTGGAGAAAACATGGCTGATCATTCTCGTGTGGTAAAGAATGTCCCTGGTCCAGGAATGAtatttggtggaaagtttaatGACCCAAACATCCCTATCTCATCGACCCTGGTAGGGAATGCACATAATGTAGTAGAAAATGACTTAACACCAGGTGTTTCCTATAAACCTATGGAACCCCACCTTGGGAGAGCAAACAAGGCATTGCCCCTTCCGGTTCCTATTCGACCAGAATTGTTCACACCTGCTGGTGATCTTGCCCAACCTATACAAAGACCAACACTTGATGAAGCGAACCTGGCAACCGGAGCTGAATCACATTTACGGCAGAGTAGACCATGTGGTGTTGCTGCAACTGATGTGCTCAAGGAGAGGGATGAAATGGCAGTAGAAGGGGGAACAATTAGCATATCAAACGTCTATTCCCAAGG GTTGCTAAATAATTTGACAAAAGCACTACAGAGTTCTGGTGTAGATCTTTCACAGGCAAGCATCTCTGTGCAGATTGATCTGGGGAAGCAACGGCTGGCAGCTTCAAAG CCTCTGCTGGATCACACAAACCCTTCACATAGCAACCAAACAAACTCATGCTCCAGAAATTTGAACTGTGGAGAAGATTCAAACCAAGCTCAGAAGAGGCTAAAAATAGAAAACAGCTAG
- the LOC113275742 gene encoding transcription factor BIM2-like isoform X2 translates to MELSQSCSFGTEGKKPTHDFLSLYNNHSSFQHQDPRPSQGIYLKTRDFLQPLETVEKSISKGESSSIVETSSSSPVIIEKKAISQPRPPSSSSSASSIEHVLPGGIGTYTISHIPNFGQQQVVPGQERPTSSSVIAPAAPTTSYEKKTDVVVNNRAAVSNSNSSYSGGSSFTLWGDSVVEKKASSLAMMSKNGSSNGDHGQALRESVHNLGKWSSEQSLPSNPYILPSSFNSLPSSKGMSQKNQSFMEMMKSAKSLHEDDDDDEIYLGKRDISSQKELTVKVDSKNIDQKANTPRSKHSATEQRRRSKINDRFQILREIIPLNDQKRDKASFLLEVIEYIQFLQEKVTKYEGPYQGWNQEQTKLMPWRNRNRTGENMADHSRVVKNVPGPGMIFGGKFNDPNIPISSTLVGNAHNVVENDLTPGVSYKPMEPHLGRANKALPLPVPIRPELFTPAGDLAQPIQRPTLDEANLATGAESHLRQSRPCGVAATDVLKERDEMAVEGGTISISNVYSQGLLNNLTKALQSSGVDLSQASISVQIDLGKQRLAASKPLLDHTNPSHSNQTNSCSRNLNCGEDSNQAQKRLKIENS, encoded by the exons ATGGAATTATCTCAGTCTTGTTCTTTTGGAACTGAAG gTAAAAAACCAACACATGATTTTCTATCACTATACAATAATCATTCATCTTTCCAGCACCAAGATCCAAGACCTTCTCAAG GAATTTACTTGAAAACTCGAGATTTCTTACAACCACTTGAAACAGTAGAAAAAAGCATTTCAAAGGGAGAAAGCAGTAGCATAGTCGAAACATCATCGTCGTCTCCTGTTATTATTGAAAAAAAGGCCATCTCACAGCCTCGACcgccttcttcatcatcttctgctTCCTCAATTGAACACGTACTTCccggtgggattggaacttataCTATAAGTCACATTCCAAATTTCGGTCAACAACAAGTTGTTCCTGGACAAGAAAGACCTACTAGTTCATCAGTTATTGCTCCTGCAGCTCCAACGACTAGTTATGAGAAAAAAACTGATGTAGTAGTGAATAATAGAGCTGCTGTTTCTAATAGTAATAGTTCTTATAGTGGTGGGAGTTCGTTTACATTGTGGGGAGATTCTGTCGTTGAAAAAAAAGCCTCATCGTTGGCGATGATGTCTAAGAATGGGAGTAGTAATGGGGATCATGGTCAAGCTCTTAGAG AATCTGTGCACAATTTAGGGAAGTGGTCATCAGAGCAGTCATTGCCGTCTAACCCTTACATTCTTCCCAGCAGCTTTAACTCTCTTCCTTCATCCAA GGGAATGTCCCAGAAAAATCAGAGTTTTATGGAAATGATGAAATCAGCCAAGAGTCTTcacgaagatgatgatgacgatgaaatATATCTTGGAAAGAGAGATATATCTTCCCAGAAAG AATTGACAGTGAAAGTTGACAGCAAAAATATCGATCAGAAAGCCAATACGCCGAGGTCAAAACACTCTGCAACAGAGCAGCGCCGAAGGAGCAAGATTAACGACAG ATTTCAGATACTGAGGGAGATTATACCCCTTAATGATCAAAAGAGAGACAAGGCCTCATTTCTACTGGAG GTTATCGAGTACATTCAGTTTTTACAGGAGAAAGTCACTAAATATGAGGGTCCCTACCAAGGATGGAATCAGGAGCAAACAAAGTTGATGCCTTGG AGGAATAGAAATAGGACTGGAGAAAACATGGCTGATCATTCTCGTGTGGTAAAGAATGTCCCTGGTCCAGGAATGAtatttggtggaaagtttaatGACCCAAACATCCCTATCTCATCGACCCTGGTAGGGAATGCACATAATGTAGTAGAAAATGACTTAACACCAGGTGTTTCCTATAAACCTATGGAACCCCACCTTGGGAGAGCAAACAAGGCATTGCCCCTTCCGGTTCCTATTCGACCAGAATTGTTCACACCTGCTGGTGATCTTGCCCAACCTATACAAAGACCAACACTTGATGAAGCGAACCTGGCAACCGGAGCTGAATCACATTTACGGCAGAGTAGACCATGTGGTGTTGCTGCAACTGATGTGCTCAAGGAGAGGGATGAAATGGCAGTAGAAGGGGGAACAATTAGCATATCAAACGTCTATTCCCAAGG GTTGCTAAATAATTTGACAAAAGCACTACAGAGTTCTGGTGTAGATCTTTCACAGGCAAGCATCTCTGTGCAGATTGATCTGGGGAAGCAACGGCTGGCAGCTTCAAAG CCTCTGCTGGATCACACAAACCCTTCACATAGCAACCAAACAAACTCATGCTCCAGAAATTTGAACTGTGGAGAAGATTCAAACCAAGCTCAGAAGAGGCTAAAAATAGAAAACAGCTAG
- the LOC113275742 gene encoding transcription factor BIM1-like isoform X3, whose amino-acid sequence MELSQSCSFGTEGKKPTHDFLSLYNNHSSFQHQDPRPSQGIYLKTRDFLQPLETVEKSISKGESSSIVETSSSSPVIIEKKAISQPRPPSSSSSASSIEHVLPGGIGTYTISHIPNFGQQQVVPGQERPTSSSVIAPAAPTTSYEKKTDVVVNNRAAVSNSNSSYSGGSSFTLWGDSVVEKKASSLAMMSKNGSSNGDHGQALRESVHNLGKWSSEQSLPSNPYILPSSFNSLPSSKGMSQKNQSFMEMMKSAKSLHEDDDDDEIYLGKRDISSQKELTVKVDSKNIDQKANTPRSKHSATEQRRRSKINDRFQILREIIPLNDQKRDKASFLLEVIEYIQFLQEKVTKYEGPYQGWNQEQTKLMPWQRNRNRTGENMADHSRVVKNVPGPGMIFGGKFNDPNIPISSTLVGNAHNVVENDLTPGVSYKPMEPHLGRANKALPLPVPIRPELFTPAGDLAQPIQRPTLDEANLATGAESHLRQSRPCGVAATDVLKERDEMAVEGGTISISNVYSQGLLNNLTKALQSSGVDLSQASISVQIDLGKQRLAASKRETSTEIW is encoded by the exons ATGGAATTATCTCAGTCTTGTTCTTTTGGAACTGAAG gTAAAAAACCAACACATGATTTTCTATCACTATACAATAATCATTCATCTTTCCAGCACCAAGATCCAAGACCTTCTCAAG GAATTTACTTGAAAACTCGAGATTTCTTACAACCACTTGAAACAGTAGAAAAAAGCATTTCAAAGGGAGAAAGCAGTAGCATAGTCGAAACATCATCGTCGTCTCCTGTTATTATTGAAAAAAAGGCCATCTCACAGCCTCGACcgccttcttcatcatcttctgctTCCTCAATTGAACACGTACTTCccggtgggattggaacttataCTATAAGTCACATTCCAAATTTCGGTCAACAACAAGTTGTTCCTGGACAAGAAAGACCTACTAGTTCATCAGTTATTGCTCCTGCAGCTCCAACGACTAGTTATGAGAAAAAAACTGATGTAGTAGTGAATAATAGAGCTGCTGTTTCTAATAGTAATAGTTCTTATAGTGGTGGGAGTTCGTTTACATTGTGGGGAGATTCTGTCGTTGAAAAAAAAGCCTCATCGTTGGCGATGATGTCTAAGAATGGGAGTAGTAATGGGGATCATGGTCAAGCTCTTAGAG AATCTGTGCACAATTTAGGGAAGTGGTCATCAGAGCAGTCATTGCCGTCTAACCCTTACATTCTTCCCAGCAGCTTTAACTCTCTTCCTTCATCCAA GGGAATGTCCCAGAAAAATCAGAGTTTTATGGAAATGATGAAATCAGCCAAGAGTCTTcacgaagatgatgatgacgatgaaatATATCTTGGAAAGAGAGATATATCTTCCCAGAAAG AATTGACAGTGAAAGTTGACAGCAAAAATATCGATCAGAAAGCCAATACGCCGAGGTCAAAACACTCTGCAACAGAGCAGCGCCGAAGGAGCAAGATTAACGACAG ATTTCAGATACTGAGGGAGATTATACCCCTTAATGATCAAAAGAGAGACAAGGCCTCATTTCTACTGGAG GTTATCGAGTACATTCAGTTTTTACAGGAGAAAGTCACTAAATATGAGGGTCCCTACCAAGGATGGAATCAGGAGCAAACAAAGTTGATGCCTTGG CAGAGGAATAGAAATAGGACTGGAGAAAACATGGCTGATCATTCTCGTGTGGTAAAGAATGTCCCTGGTCCAGGAATGAtatttggtggaaagtttaatGACCCAAACATCCCTATCTCATCGACCCTGGTAGGGAATGCACATAATGTAGTAGAAAATGACTTAACACCAGGTGTTTCCTATAAACCTATGGAACCCCACCTTGGGAGAGCAAACAAGGCATTGCCCCTTCCGGTTCCTATTCGACCAGAATTGTTCACACCTGCTGGTGATCTTGCCCAACCTATACAAAGACCAACACTTGATGAAGCGAACCTGGCAACCGGAGCTGAATCACATTTACGGCAGAGTAGACCATGTGGTGTTGCTGCAACTGATGTGCTCAAGGAGAGGGATGAAATGGCAGTAGAAGGGGGAACAATTAGCATATCAAACGTCTATTCCCAAGG GTTGCTAAATAATTTGACAAAAGCACTACAGAGTTCTGGTGTAGATCTTTCACAGGCAAGCATCTCTGTGCAGATTGATCTGGGGAAGCAACGGCTGGCAGCTTCAAAG AGAGAGACTTCCACGGAGATATGGTGA
- the LOC113275742 gene encoding transcription factor BIM1-like isoform X4 → MELSQSCSFGTEGKKPTHDFLSLYNNHSSFQHQDPRPSQGIYLKTRDFLQPLETVEKSISKGESSSIVETSSSSPVIIEKKAISQPRPPSSSSSASSIEHVLPGGIGTYTISHIPNFGQQQVVPGQERPTSSSVIAPAAPTTSYEKKTDVVVNNRAAVSNSNSSYSGGSSFTLWGDSVVEKKASSLAMMSKNGSSNGDHGQALRESVHNLGKWSSEQSLPSNPYILPSSFNSLPSSKGMSQKNQSFMEMMKSAKSLHEDDDDDEIYLGKRDISSQKELTVKVDSKNIDQKANTPRSKHSATEQRRRSKINDRFQILREIIPLNDQKRDKASFLLEVIEYIQFLQEKVTKYEGPYQGWNQEQTKLMPWQRNRNRTGENMADHSRVVKNVPGPGMIFGGKFNDPNIPISSTLVGNAHNVVENDLTPGVSYKPMEPHLGRANKALPLPVPIRPELFTPAGDLAQPIQRPTLDEANLATGAESHLRQSRPCGVAATDVLKERDEMAVEGGTISISNVYSQGLLNNLTKALQSSGVDLSQASISVQIDLGKQRLAASKGAK, encoded by the exons ATGGAATTATCTCAGTCTTGTTCTTTTGGAACTGAAG gTAAAAAACCAACACATGATTTTCTATCACTATACAATAATCATTCATCTTTCCAGCACCAAGATCCAAGACCTTCTCAAG GAATTTACTTGAAAACTCGAGATTTCTTACAACCACTTGAAACAGTAGAAAAAAGCATTTCAAAGGGAGAAAGCAGTAGCATAGTCGAAACATCATCGTCGTCTCCTGTTATTATTGAAAAAAAGGCCATCTCACAGCCTCGACcgccttcttcatcatcttctgctTCCTCAATTGAACACGTACTTCccggtgggattggaacttataCTATAAGTCACATTCCAAATTTCGGTCAACAACAAGTTGTTCCTGGACAAGAAAGACCTACTAGTTCATCAGTTATTGCTCCTGCAGCTCCAACGACTAGTTATGAGAAAAAAACTGATGTAGTAGTGAATAATAGAGCTGCTGTTTCTAATAGTAATAGTTCTTATAGTGGTGGGAGTTCGTTTACATTGTGGGGAGATTCTGTCGTTGAAAAAAAAGCCTCATCGTTGGCGATGATGTCTAAGAATGGGAGTAGTAATGGGGATCATGGTCAAGCTCTTAGAG AATCTGTGCACAATTTAGGGAAGTGGTCATCAGAGCAGTCATTGCCGTCTAACCCTTACATTCTTCCCAGCAGCTTTAACTCTCTTCCTTCATCCAA GGGAATGTCCCAGAAAAATCAGAGTTTTATGGAAATGATGAAATCAGCCAAGAGTCTTcacgaagatgatgatgacgatgaaatATATCTTGGAAAGAGAGATATATCTTCCCAGAAAG AATTGACAGTGAAAGTTGACAGCAAAAATATCGATCAGAAAGCCAATACGCCGAGGTCAAAACACTCTGCAACAGAGCAGCGCCGAAGGAGCAAGATTAACGACAG ATTTCAGATACTGAGGGAGATTATACCCCTTAATGATCAAAAGAGAGACAAGGCCTCATTTCTACTGGAG GTTATCGAGTACATTCAGTTTTTACAGGAGAAAGTCACTAAATATGAGGGTCCCTACCAAGGATGGAATCAGGAGCAAACAAAGTTGATGCCTTGG CAGAGGAATAGAAATAGGACTGGAGAAAACATGGCTGATCATTCTCGTGTGGTAAAGAATGTCCCTGGTCCAGGAATGAtatttggtggaaagtttaatGACCCAAACATCCCTATCTCATCGACCCTGGTAGGGAATGCACATAATGTAGTAGAAAATGACTTAACACCAGGTGTTTCCTATAAACCTATGGAACCCCACCTTGGGAGAGCAAACAAGGCATTGCCCCTTCCGGTTCCTATTCGACCAGAATTGTTCACACCTGCTGGTGATCTTGCCCAACCTATACAAAGACCAACACTTGATGAAGCGAACCTGGCAACCGGAGCTGAATCACATTTACGGCAGAGTAGACCATGTGGTGTTGCTGCAACTGATGTGCTCAAGGAGAGGGATGAAATGGCAGTAGAAGGGGGAACAATTAGCATATCAAACGTCTATTCCCAAGG GTTGCTAAATAATTTGACAAAAGCACTACAGAGTTCTGGTGTAGATCTTTCACAGGCAAGCATCTCTGTGCAGATTGATCTGGGGAAGCAACGGCTGGCAGCTTCAAAG GGAGCCAAGTGA